From Phycisphaerae bacterium, a single genomic window includes:
- a CDS encoding Gfo/Idh/MocA family oxidoreductase has protein sequence MTVSELRIGVIGVGGRGELAGHAHQPEQGSRIVAGADVSPKALADFQQRYGAQAFATADYRELLARSDVDAVFVTSPDFCHEEHALAALNAGKHVYLEKPMAITIDGCDRLLRAARQRGVKLYLGHNMRHMAVVRKMKQLIDAGAIGNVKAAWCRHFVSYGGDAYYKDWHAERAKSTGLLLQKGAHDIDVLHWLCRGYSRTVTAFGTLAVYGGVADRDASRRTGTVSWQPTEIWPPRAQKGLNPAADVEDLSMVLMQLDSGVLASYQQCHFAPDAWRNYTFIGDEGRLENFGDDPGHCVIRVWNRREDRYNPYGAEQHYIPREGGTHGGADPKIVAEFVRYVRQGGTIATSAVAGRYAVAAGCCATESLRNNGKPCDVPPLPNDLAKYFQADVADTV, from the coding sequence CGTCGCCGGAGCCGACGTGAGCCCAAAGGCCCTCGCCGACTTCCAGCAGCGCTACGGCGCCCAGGCCTTCGCCACCGCCGACTACCGCGAGCTTCTGGCCCGAAGCGACGTCGACGCCGTCTTCGTCACCTCGCCCGACTTCTGCCACGAAGAGCACGCCCTGGCCGCCCTCAACGCCGGCAAGCACGTCTACCTCGAAAAACCGATGGCCATCACCATCGACGGCTGCGACCGATTGCTCCGCGCCGCTCGCCAGCGCGGCGTCAAGCTCTACCTCGGACACAACATGCGGCACATGGCCGTCGTGCGAAAAATGAAACAGCTCATCGACGCCGGCGCCATCGGCAACGTCAAAGCCGCCTGGTGCCGGCACTTCGTCTCCTACGGCGGCGACGCCTACTACAAGGACTGGCACGCCGAACGCGCCAAATCCACCGGCCTCCTCCTCCAGAAAGGGGCCCACGACATCGACGTCCTCCACTGGCTCTGCCGCGGCTACAGCCGCACCGTCACCGCCTTCGGAACCCTCGCCGTCTACGGCGGCGTGGCCGACCGCGACGCCTCACGCCGCACCGGCACCGTCTCGTGGCAGCCCACCGAAATCTGGCCGCCCCGCGCCCAGAAGGGCCTCAACCCCGCCGCCGACGTCGAAGACCTCAGCATGGTCCTCATGCAGCTCGACAGCGGCGTTCTCGCCTCCTATCAGCAGTGCCACTTCGCCCCGGATGCGTGGCGAAACTACACCTTCATCGGCGATGAGGGCCGACTCGAAAACTTCGGCGACGACCCGGGCCACTGCGTGATCCGAGTCTGGAACCGCCGCGAAGACCGCTACAACCCCTACGGCGCCGAGCAGCACTACATCCCGCGCGAGGGCGGCACCCACGGCGGAGCCGATCCCAAAATCGTCGCCGAGTTCGTCCGCTACGTCCGCCAAGGCGGAACCATCGCCACCTCCGCCGTCGCCGGACGATACGCCGTCGCCGCCGGTTGCTGCGCCACCGAATCCCTCCGCAACAACGGCAAACCCTGCGACGTCCCCCCGCTCCCAAACGACCTGGCCAAATACTTCCAAGCCGACGTCGCCGACACCGTCTAA